The DNA sequence GCAACTACCACAGACTCAGATGCCAATGATTGGGtgattagattttatttatttattttttattttttttatattttaattagacCATAATGACCTCTGGTTGGATTCCTTTTTGTTCCAAatcctttttttaaaagaagttatttcttattataattttcatcattccCAAACAATCTAAAATTAGGAAGAAAAGCCTTCTTTACTGTAACAGCTTTTAGAATGTAAATGCTTACTTTTAAACTAGCGATCTTGTGTCGAATTCATTGAGTTGTCTGTTAACTAATATCCCATGTTTTTTTTGACCATTCTCGTCTCAATCATTGAATTGTGGTTGCAGattaaataatattcttttatgtTGGGCATTCCCTTTTTAATCATGTCTGAGGTTTAAAATGGgttttaaataatgataaaattattttcgcCTGATCTCTGCTCAGGCTCAGGTTCTCTTGGCTAATATTTCAGTATTGGAGCTCACAGTTTCAAAACTTGAGCAAGAGATGGTGTCTTTGCATTTTAAGCTTAGTCAAGAAAGAAATGAACGAAGACTTGCAGAATACCGGATGCGacattcatcttctttttcattATCGCGTTGCTCCCCTGACAACATGAAAGCATCTGTATGTAATCTTAACtctttcataaattatttttgacaatATAGAAAGTTTATATTGTCCTGGATAAacttttgatgaaaattatagTTAGATTCGATCCTATATAATATCTCCAAAAATGAGAAAGTGAAGTTCAGCATGCTATTGCAATTattggttgttgttgttgttattattattattattatggtttgtttctgtttttcttatttatcacTGTTACCATCTTCTTGTGTTTATAATCATTTACCTTTTCTAGTTCTCTAATTAACTTAACCCAATAAAGCCTTAATATGACTTCGTTGGATTGACATATCTAACGATCCTCATTTTTTTTGAGTTCTTATTGTTAAGAGCATGATATGTATATTGAACCCAAATCATAtaaacttaagcttttaggaaaattggtagttcaacatggtattagagcctgaTTTGGCAAGAGGTCTTGTGTTGGAGTCGCCTCTTTGCAATTTGCATATTTATTTCCACATTTTCATGTTTGTAAATCCAAAAAGGGCTATTTGCatttgtttctctctctctctctctcctgtCTCTCTATGTCTCTCCATGTGCAGGTATGGGGTCGCATGTGAGGGAGGGTGTTAAGAGCATGATATGCACATAgaacccaaatcctacaagcttaagcttttaggaaaattggtagttcaataCTTATGATTTGCAAGATAATTTTGCCTCTCCCCTTCATGTAGCTGTTATGCATTTTAAGATGATCTCATAGCCTTAGCTCCACCAAACATTTGGATATCAACCCAAAAAAATTCTGTGCTTTTATAACTAATTTACTCAAAAGGTTTATACATACAAAGATTGAATTATTGCatagttgaaaattttttggagcAAGAAATCAAACCAGATTCTCAAAGTTGAACTAGTTTTCTTTTGGCGGATACTAAGGTTATATATCAATCCCCActtctaagaatttttttttaattaaaaataggttttggGGTTTCCAGAAAAAAGTCAAGACTGATCATTTAATTCTTTTGCTACTTCTATTTTGTAGTTGGaatcttttaatatttgttcTTCCATCCTAGTTCTATCTTTATATAAATGGGAGAATGGGCGAAACAGAGCATGTGAAACTTCGGATGTGTAGCTAAATGTTCTATGTTGTAGTACAGAGCATGTTGCTTGGATAATGATGGATAGCACCATCTTTTTTTGAAGTTGTAAACTATGTGCCACAGTGAATTTAATCGCTCTTACACTCTGCAGAAATCATCATCATTGAGGTGTTTAAAGCATTCCATTTCTGAGCTGCATCATTCCTATGAACATGGCTCATGCCAGGAGCTAAGAGATCAACCACCGGCATCTACTAGCAAATCATGCAGCGCATACTCAATGGTAGAGGTATATCTTCATTCTCTTACCTATAGAAATTTTAACTAGATGACCATCTTGAGTGCTCTGATTCACTGAAATTTTTGTCGCTACATTAGGTGCTTCTTCTGCACTCTTTACATTTTGTTCCAGAAATATAGAAGTATTGCTTCCTAGTCTGTTGACCAAAAATCCATAGATGATATTTAGTTTTGAATCAACTCAAACTGGCTCTCATTTGCTGCTTCTAAATAACGGCTGGTTTCAGCACAACATACTGAAATGCATTCTTTATTGGAAATGAGCAATACAACATATATGCAGctagctcttttttttttataattgaattttatCTGTGGTGTATGAGTGTCATTGTAAAAATATCTGAGTCCCCATACCTAAAGATTAGTTGATCATAAGAGTACCTTGTTGAGCCACAAATAACCTGTGTCCATGTAACATAGAGGGGAATATCCAAACCATGCTGTTCTTTTCTGAAACTTGTTGCAATGGTCAGCatcctttttggttttcttggtGGTAATAAACAGAGGCAGGAATTTAAGTTGGTTGGTTCATGTTTCATATTCTTGTATTTTGGTTCTCATTGCTTGGAAGCCCTTTTTTTGCACTGTATGTGATTCAGCTGCATATATACCAATTGGTTTATGAACCACTGGAAGCAGCCAAAGGGCTCTGAATCTGTGCTAAAAACTGGATGATTATATtctcttttccttgttttaatAGCATAGATGGCCTGAGGGTCTGAAAATATATTCTGAACTCCACCTGATATTAGGTCAGCGATATGAATTCCATATCGAGACTATGAAATGAGCAAAAACGTGGAACCCATTTTTTTAACTTACAGGGTGTGGCATGAGTGGAAGCACAAACTGATTATATTGCGAGAACTTGAGAAAATTACTTATGGTGATGAGTCAAATTCGAAGTATTCATAGCAGCTGCAGTACTATGAGTTAATTATCAAAACTGGTTCACATTTGGCCTAATCCTTGTTATAAGTAAAGTTGGGCAACAACACAAGAAAGAAGTATGGATTTGCTATCTTGTTTGATAGGGTGATTAGAGCAATCAATCActtagataaataatttgggtGGGTGATATAACTCCCATTCATAGGAGCTAAACAGATTGACACACTTGATCCTGAAAGGGTACAATTTATGTGTCGAGATTGTGAAAAGCCACAATACATTGGTTAGGGGTAGAATCCTAATTGCAAGGATGTGATCAAAAGGACTATAGAGTGGTCTGGATCTATCTGGAATATAGAGATTCAAAATTTGGAGCTCTAGTGTTCAACAGAATATGTGagcttctcttctttctcagcTGTCGTAAGAATTCTGTTtgatggagaaaagaaaaaggaaagaaaaaaggaaagaaaaaaggaaagaaaaaaggaatcattttttgtttcttgcaGATTTGGTAAATCAAAGGGCACTCAAAGGATTGGTCTCTGTTAGTGCAGGTGTAGTTAGATAACATCATTGTTGGTATTCATTATATTCTGATGAGGACTTTCTAGGAACTCGCTGCAATCCGACTATGCAGATTGGTTCAGGGAAATAAATGACTCaaggaaaacaacatttttatgTTCCTTGAAGTCATTTAATCCACTTATTTATTCATCTTCTGTTTTGAACTTTACTCTGACATCCTTAAGTATAATGTTGTATGAAGTAAGAAGAGGGGAGCCCACCCCTGATGTAATAGTGCTGAGACATTTTtatcttatgaaaaaataacCATATAGATCAGTAAATGAAAAGAGTTTTTTGGGGTTGTCTTTGATGCTCATAAGggaaaaagatttaaaatggTGAGCTCCTCGATAATTATGAATTTCATTGCTTAATTCATGTGTATTaagtgctctctctctctctctctatttctgtATGCTTTGTGTGTTCAGCTAACCTTGATGAAGGCTTCACAAAAATTTGTAATTGATGACAGTGGGAAGCTAACATTTAATACTTCATATCAGAATGCAGAGAACTCAGTAGCAGTTTTCCCCGAGGATATAATATCCATTAAAACAGATACCAAATGTTATCAACCTGTAGACTTTGGGAAACTTACCAAGGGGATGCCTCCTAAGGGTCTATGGGAGCACCCTAATCAACTATCAGAAGAGATGGTACgatgcatgaaaaatatattcatatctCTGGCTGAGTCTGCTATACCATCCAAACCATCTGCAGTGGAGAGTCACTGCTCTTCCTTGTCACCTCGTGGACATCTTTCAAATTCATCTTTGTGGTCATCATCTGAGCGCTCAATCATTTCATCATGGGTACAGAGCCCACAAGTTGATGTACAAGGTCACTCTGAAGTTTTAGCCACAGAGAATGTCTGTGATCCCTATAAAGTGCGTGGAAAATTAAGTTGGGCAGACATTGGAACATATGGTTTAGCAACTGAGGTTTCTTGGATGTCTGTTGGGAAGAAGCAACTAGAATATGCTTCTGGGGCACTACGGAGGTTCAGGTAAGAAATCATTCCACCATCctaagtttaaatttttgtcTCTCTTTTGAAACAATGGTAATATAAGGTTTctaaaattctagaaaatattactaaaactttgaaaaatatcaataaaactttgaaaaatattcaGAGCAGTTAATGAAACAATTTCTGCATTTGCTTTCACTAGGCTGTTTTCCATATGTTGTGAATTCTAATTATCTTAGCCTTTTGAAATTGCATCCACATTATTTGTATATGCCAAACACAAATGTATTACATTGCACATCTATCTTTTCTATACATTCTAGTTGTCCCATTTAAGCATGtccattgtttttctttgcAGTCAAGTAAGGTCTAATGATTTAGGAGACTTATCCAAGGTAGCTATGGTtccaaatgaattttaaaaagttaaataattgaagatgAGTTTACAGAGATGTCAATTTTTTGTTCTGAATCCTCCCTCACATTTCTTTCCAACCCGagtattttgttaatttaataatGTTGGATTGGGTGAATAGTTCAATTTCTACTCATTCAATGGGGATGTTTGCTTAAGGTCCTTGCACTAAATCAAATTGTATATGGGTCAGATGAGCTGAATGTCTATcaaaagggggaaaaagaagaagagaaaaagaaaaaaggaaaaaagaagtcAGATAAAGCTTAGTAGGCCTAGTCAAAGCATTCCCTAAAGCTTTGTCCCTTATTTTCTTTGAATGGATGACTGTTGTGTGCATCTAAAGCTGATCATTGCTGTTTTGATGATGTTTTTTGGAGAATAGAACACTAGTTGAGCAGCTGGCGAAAGTGAACCCTATCCAATTGAGCTGCAATGAGAAGCTGGCTTTCTGGATCAACTTATATAATGCACTCATAATGCATGTGAGTTCTTCAGTTCTTGTTATATGTATAGATTGGAATCAATTTACACAAGGCATTGCTCCATTTAGCTTTGCAGATGCATGAAAATATGGAATTTCTTTTTTGGAATATGACAAATCAGTGGCAAACTTTGTTTAATTTTACTAATGCCTAAAACATGGACAGGCGTACTTGGCATATGGAGTCCCAAGAAGTGACCTGAAGCTCTTTTCTTTGATGCAAAAGGTTTGATATCTGACATGGATGctcttttatctatttttgtgGTTTGTTTGTGATGGACTTTTCTAGAGAAGGTCCTTCTGCATAGTCAAGATGTCACACTACAGATATTTATATGGCACTCCAGTGCAATTATCAGGGGCCAGATGAACAATAACATGGTCTTTGCTTGGTGGGCTTGGGTCACAAAGCAGTCAGTTGCTTTGGTGCTTACCAAGTGCGCGTGCACGCACAcacagacacacacacacacacacacatatatgcTTATTATTTGGATACAGTTTTTATCATGCTATtgaaaaaaaggttttataaTTTTGCAAATAACTGCAGTGTAGGATGGATACTGTCATAGATACACAAAGAGCCAATGAGAGATAAAAGTTGTGGGCACTTTTGATAAAAGCAAATTTTGCGGTAACTATAGAACAATGGAGGAGAAGCATTTATctttttgaatgttttgattATGATTTCTGGAATTTGGATGTGTTCATTAATCTTTCTACTTGCTGTTGTGTTCATTAATCTTGCTCCTTTCTTACCATAGAGTTATTTTTGCAATTTTCCAGTTCTTTGTCCTATTGTGGTTAAAACAATTATGGCGAGAATTTAAGGTTCTATTTGACAACCATGATAGTACCCATGTATTGCAGTACACGTGTTAAGAAATTCATAATTGATTAACAAAGTGGAAAAGGCTAAAATTGCATCCTGGAGCAGATTGTTATATGATATGAGGTTGCCTCTGAGGATGACAAGGAAAGTCCTGATTCATTTGTGGAGAAATCCAGAAGTCATCTATATAAATTAAACTATTATTGCTGTTTATGGGCCAAAGGAGGGAGATAAACTCATAATGAAGAAAGTTGAAGGTCACCACATTCTAGCACAATCAAATCGGGAAGAGATGGCTCTAAGAAATGGTGTTTTGTGACTATCAAATTGGACATATGAATCATTAGAATGTGATTCATATTTATCCAAGTTTGTCTCCTTTGTGGATTCAAAtgatcatatttgatttttaggaAACAAGAAGGAAGCTAACACAACTTTTGAAATTATTCAAGCCAACAAAGGCTTTAAGGGATCTTAATGTTATTCTAGCTCTTTCTCTTGTCTACTCTGCTTGTTTATTTCTCCaagaaagggatgaagaatcTTTTTGTGAACTTTCAAAAGCCTTGTATCCATCTCATTGATGAGTTTTTTGTTTACTGTGTAACCAGATCAATCTAGGTGATACATTAATTGTTTTTGATGATTTATCATCTCATATCCAGAAATGTAAGGCTGTAGCAGATGTCTATATAGTTGCTCACTTGGTTTTCTGTTTTCAGGCGGCTTACACTGTTGGGGGGCATTCTTTCAGTGCAGCTGCTATCGAGTATGTGATTCTGAAGATGAAACCACCTGTCCATCGGCCACAAATTGTATGGAGTTACTTTTATGGTCTCTAATGAGTTGCTCTTGtgtgtttcttcttctatttcactttgttcaCTAATCATTAACTTTTCATGTATGGAATATTATCAGGCTTTGCTACTTGCCCTTCACAAACTGAAGGTGTCAGAGGAGCTACGGAAGTCTGCAATTGATACGTGTGAACCTCTTGTAGCTTTTGCTCTCAGCTGTGGGATGTATTCGTCACCAGCAGTAAGTTTTTTTGATACTTTTCCACTATTCATTGAAGCTTAATCTTGTTGCATGAGTCAACTTgaattctaaatatatttttgtgcaGATAAGGATCTACACAGCAAAGAAAGTGAGGGAGGAGCTTCAGGAAGCTCAGCGCGATTTTATTCGGGCCTCAGTGGGGTTGAGCAGCAAAGGGAGGTTATTGGTGCCAAAGATGCTGCACTGCTTTGCAAAAGGCTTTGTGGATGATGCAAAACTGGCTGTATGGATATCACATTACCTTCCACCCCACCAGGCTGCCTTTGTTGAGCAGTGCATTTCACGGAGGCGACAAAGCCTTCTTGGTTCACGTAACTGTGGGATTCTTCCCTTTGATTCTCACTTCCGTTACCTGTTCCTGCCTGACCAACTTTCACTCTAATGGTGCTTGTTTTACACTAAATATGCAGCCTTAGGCCAATTTCCACCTTGGAAATGACTTGAGGATGGTTgcagttttggtgtttttgccTTGTAGACCAGTTGTATCCCTGTTGGGTGTTGTATATGTTGTTGATGGACAGCAGGAGCTCAAGTATGGGGCTCACTGCAGGTAACTGACATGTACTAGCTTCATTTAACAAACTGTTAATAAAGAATTAATGAAGATTTGTTCTATTGCCTACTGATTGATAAAatcttttattctacaaaaactCAGTCTGGTGGATGTTGAGAGGTAGTCTAGGTAGTCTGGCATTATTAGGACTAATGGGGTATATTGAGACAAGAGGCTTCAACCTGAGCTGTATGGCTTTACTTCCATGCAGATGGATATGTAAATGGAAGCCAGAAGGGTGCCAGGTTGGTTGGATTCAGAAGGGCAGACCAAAGGTATAAATGAATTGGGGTAAACTGTGATGGCCTCTTCATTAAGTTTATGGAGCCCACAGGAGGGGTCCATTCTGAGTGCCTATCTTCAGCTAAATCCTTGGAGCAAGAAACAAGGTTGTAATCCAACATGATACAGCTTCCCACATAGCTTCCTTGGGCTCCCACCTATCCTACGATATTCTGGTGTTCTTATCCCATCAGACTATCCACTTCAAAGTGAGACTAGGGGCACATCTAAAAACCTTACCTGTCTCCTAAAGCCCCTAAAGaactttatttttctccaacaaaaaaaatccttcaCTAACtctaatttaattctttttttgaattaaGTCTGGTGCATCTTGCCTCCAAGGATCCTACTGATGCCATTGAACTTCGAGGTTGATTATTCTCTGAGTTTGAAAccaattttagatttttttttttttttgataacatGGAGTTTGAAGGAAAGAGCATTAGTTTTTATTCAACCTTCGAAAAAGTTTATCTTGATTAGGAAAGcttaagaaaagaaattagattaatggttgaataaaaaagttaaaaaataagaaactttatataaatttttgactcttaaatcaaagaagcaacaaggtgaaattaaaaatttgaaagagaacATGTTTTATAGATGTTgacttgttttttcaaaaattgttttaaaaaataattatataaatatagagaatgattaaaaaaaaactacatatatatatatatatatatatatatatatatatatatatatatatatatatatatatataagtgttCATTTGAATATACTtcgtgttttttatttttaaaattagaaaatgttagtaaattttatataagatacaaaAACTATATAATAATAAGTATTCTTTTGAATACacttcattttttctatttttaaaataaaaaagtgttagtatataaaatatgaaaactcTTAAGAGATTTATGTTGAAATTATAATGggtttaaaaaccattttttaaaaagctgacgtataaaaaatatgtactacctcaaattttaaaaattttgaagtaattttaaaaatacaaggtAAATCTATACTTTTTGTACAAgatgttttacttttatataaaagtttctaattttaaaaataaaaaacaagaagtatATTCAAACAGGCactaatataacaaaattttaatattaaatttattatagccaaaataaactaaaatatttctaaataaaagaaataaattttattaattttagtaataaaaaaaggtttttagttAAAAATGCAATTGGTGGCTATAGTTTAAGTTTAAGTTTAAAACTATAGTCGCtaactatgattttaaaaatgttagagAATCTATGTGATCATCTGACTTGCAGAAATCAATGTATAGTTGTAGAGATTTTGGTAAAATAAAGTAGTTTCCTAATTCTAACGCTTTcctaattttcatataattaataaGGTTGTCTCTTGATTTTTGGGGATTGATAGGATGTCAAACTCTCTTTCAATAGGTTGTAggtaatatgtatatatatattttccttggTAAATGATTATTCAAGATagcataaaataatatttttcctcaTGGTATCAGAGCGTCGGATAGAAAATCTCAGGAAGAGTAAAAGAGAATAGAGTACACAAGATGAAAATCTTTGGAAGAGTAAAAGAGAATAGAGCACACAAGATGttgaaggtggagtcgattgctctctCATTGGAATGTGATACAAAGAGAGTGTATCATAAAGAGATTGAAGATTGACTtaatggaatttggtccaaggtggaaATTGTTGGGAATGTCccaaattcttaattagtaAAGATTCTTTTctataaagaatattgtataaaatatttcctaagttgacatattattgtaatattagatttccttatagaaaaatgaaagttatTAAGAATATTTCTAAAAGTATTCCaagtcatgaggggaaaaaggtTATGAGACAAAACTGAGTTCATAAaactatacgaggtggatagagatgtaagGAAGATTGGGAGACACTCAGTGGAGCTAGGGGCTCGTGGTTTAGAGTATTATACAAGGAGTGAACAAATATgagatgtttcgggaacccaatagttgtatttggttctatcctctataatatttttttatggtatagtggaatgattctTATTCATCCCTGGATGTAGGCATGGTTAGTCGAATCACattaaaacctcatgtacctttatgtggattgttttatctttatgttccTTATCTAACATTGTTTGCATTAAAGTTTTCGCTAACAcaacaaattggtatcaaagctctTGTTCTTTGGGAAAAAATTTGTGCAAAATCTTACAACTTTTCTTGTTGAAAAAGTTTTCTTAGAAATTTGATTCTCTAAGAAATCCTCTCTAGTTGTCCATTATTCATTCCTACTCATTATTTAGCTATGTTTGAAACATCCGAAGTTAACCTTATTACCGTGATTACTGAAAAACCAATTTAAAGAAGTGCAACAAAACTCTCTAAAAGAGAAGTTGTAGAATATTCAATTGTCGCATCGATTGAAAGACAAAAActacttacagtggtcacaagTGGTGAAGAATTCtttgaaaggaaaaaggaaattaagCCATTTGATAGGAACCAGATCAACTCAGAATGATCCTACATTTGTCAAATGGAATGAAGAAGATTCAATGATTATGTTATGAAATTCGATGTTGCCAGAAGTAAGCAAAAATTGTATGTTTTTAACAACAACAAGGGAGATTTGGGATACAGTT is a window from the Vitis riparia cultivar Riparia Gloire de Montpellier isolate 1030 chromosome 9, EGFV_Vit.rip_1.0, whole genome shotgun sequence genome containing:
- the LOC117922262 gene encoding uncharacterized protein LOC117922262; this encodes MVNDFKMCDSVVVQSASDRNDSSNKCSPSGASYCSSATLYDFEGNFQNNHSSFEVSNIGEEAERLGSSNKQNGACPYRFQLEQDVERLQRQLQEEMELHAILENAIEKNTGDLSSSSCLPHNAQVLLANISVLELTVSKLEQEMVSLHFKLSQERNERRLAEYRMRHSSSFSLSRCSPDNMKASKSSSLRCLKHSISELHHSYEHGSCQELRDQPPASTSKSCSAYSMVENAENSVAVFPEDIISIKTDTKCYQPVDFGKLTKGMPPKGLWEHPNQLSEEMVRCMKNIFISLAESAIPSKPSAVESHCSSLSPRGHLSNSSLWSSSERSIISSWVQSPQVDVQGHSEVLATENVCDPYKVRGKLSWADIGTYGLATEVSWMSVGKKQLEYASGALRRFRTLVEQLAKVNPIQLSCNEKLAFWINLYNALIMHAYLAYGVPRSDLKLFSLMQKAAYTVGGHSFSAAAIEYVILKMKPPVHRPQIALLLALHKLKVSEELRKSAIDTCEPLVAFALSCGMYSSPAIRIYTAKKVREELQEAQRDFIRASVGLSSKGRLLVPKMLHCFAKGFVDDAKLAVWISHYLPPHQAAFVEQCISRRRQSLLGSRNCGILPFDSHFRYLFLPDQLSL